A region from the Hydra vulgaris chromosome 10, alternate assembly HydraT2T_AEP genome encodes:
- the LOC124816537 gene encoding uncharacterized protein LOC124816537 isoform X3 — protein sequence MLSLLIFIQCVLHVWSGVPIPKFSYQIVNVPSTIYRYSLEIPQDTFIDAEDGNTQKLQIQWLFINNQTVPNTYWIVLRRSPNKDELILYVDRNVWQNQYYYFNLKAIDKDGNYAVMLYNFTFLSPPQDPIYKRFLILESNSSDIFQSSSVEILFYIQEKKIYPYSQLNQQGVPSFDQIVTDTLNLTKTNGLTTIYLTWSSSIFFLNWCDLNKIINFRSKTIKMYNLTYLQYFNPEFFVKQSTESFYGACSYLSIDPPLVSSYVFNSIQIDTGVYFSIALPHGLFFPPETGKLMSILLDLRTSSGEKLPSSYWITLNGNNISNNKTLDGFVSYNQALQQSSYIFQLVASTPLLEESYRILNISINSFPIIQQNFIVSFKGFVAFSTSYLNFITRFISIMSNYLSISSSIIIFDVNTPSDQTVVTWSLLDFTLQSCNISELSLLKFKLVDENGLPTNGLKDVLNMSINYLVSNITFSAQLACLTDQNGPVRNEVYLNISVKDGLYRFILPLPSTTFIDAKDGDMSKLVLQLLLPNGENVPLSNWVQLLRSNNKDQLIGFLSLETYSKKSWSFLLKATDSDGNYATKSYNFFIDTQPLSLYYQISLTLQTSVAEVVSLNDVELAFYIQEKKILPYSQLENQGIFDVNTLIVLSLNVKRDFNVTSASFVWSSSIFSFSSCDVNKMIRFRSKVFDNFNAVYNSFFKPEITITSKFESFIGNCSYLSSDPPLVGNPAFIKVEVEFGLLFSINIPNDIFIPPVNGSSMKLNIYLTGVDGEDLSFLNWINLNDNTLTNNISFVGYASNDVAAIQTIYRFRLVAYTPLLVNASRLLIVNITNYYQVKENFVVTLSLTSYNIIAYYTFINLFLSTISNYLSYPVDSILVLKSTFISNNVVIRWTLKEYSATECNLTELNRITNKLVYKDGKATLNFTSTLSNITVNLSLINIENLGVCAANKNFPVPDEPLLNINVSNNVNRFNLLLNRTTFVDSKDGDMSNLKIDLLFENGEPVSLSNWVQVSRSNENDSLIGYIPLNVYNKLIWKFILKATNSDGNFATKLYIFNLESSPKQATYKMHLTLRSNYQNFVNSNDVLILFYILDFKLMNYSQRNFQGISDVYSFITEDVKIFRNISEILITLLWSTDEFTTSYCQLEKIVQLRNKSTGKYYTKYSNMFLPEFNLISNTESFFDACSYLSADPPILGAQQFQKLYVASGSLFSITIPDDLFRPPLNGSTMTLNIELRNQKGEAVLVPWVALNGNIFRYGLKIEGYIPFDIAFGNSSFLFQLVAITPLREEISHFFNIIILDDKTTLQLNYVVTFSSQSYTVGNYNFVSNFMSQLSSYLSVRMSSILIIKFVTTTSSTDIQWTLLSLTGTCCNDVLVQAINSKVISNGTSNPNLDFVLNSINFVNTTIVYNLGFACNNDNTPPVPDVDTEDVMIQSNVYRFRLTLPLTTFVDKSDGNINFLKIDFMTKNKTTVPVNNWIQLQKTNNSYEYIGYVNILLSSTNIWTYFIKATDKTGNAAFKKYKFFMVEKQTQANYRKNLTIYSFLPSLYQMTDVEILFYIQEQKLYPYSLQQNQGITDVNTLITEELQVTRRGSFVEIYLVWTSAIFIASSCDIQKLINCRSKTLSNYTQIYSNFFLPEFTFISETEEFLDACKFLTSKPPVVGPSNFSDILLKVGEFFSIVLPNNLFIAPSIATSLSVYLQDENGNALPNFSWITLKNSNFASNLRIEGYVSIEMATRNTNYLFRLVAVTSLQVEAYRLINITITEYKPIQQNFVITFMTSSTKIPYTTFVNRFIVTISKYLSLSVSSILIISYDTNSTLTKVKWTLVQLTGASCDSLLASSISLKILDSNSTINPYLLDVLANISIALMSADISKSDKCTVDRNGPIPDQFSKVITIDTNVYRFSFILPVTTFVDVKDGDMTKLFIELTTENGYSLSVESWIELVQSSNSFRLNGFVSSVTYTEPKWIFLLKATDSDKNVGTKKYIFIVNPPPLGPSYIKSLTLSTISPSIFGLNDVSILFYIQEKKLIPYAIGNSQGFTDINALVTRNLIVERTDSYITVKLLWSSNVFVSNQCPVQKIIDVRSKTTGAYSAIYSQSFQPEFMLIEENESLHGPCIDLSINPPLIGPVILNTIGVKFGELFSINLPNSLFIAPSVGTKLSIYLSDENGNALPEFYWIRLSSNNLDFGLRLEGYASNKIAVQKTRYQFRFVAVTQLQTESYSVINVIIQGYKLIQKNFLITLSTFSRVNIDTVFINQFVLTVANYLSFSASSVLIINYDTSSLLTKIEWTLVQFASISCDRNLASSISSKLLGTNGKVNADFSNALANINFVLSSVDIFLSDICAINSNGPVPDQPLQTYLINTNVYRFSYNLPITTFVDAKDGDMSKLIIELTTESGISVPVNSWIELVQSGSRFLLNGFVCNTTYNKAQWIFILKATDSDKNVGFKKYIFNVKFPLLGPNYIKDLVLRSFSSAILSMSDVSLLFYIQEKKLIPYAIGQSQGFTEVESLITNSFLVQRTDSFITVNMVWSSNIFVSEECSLQKIISVRSKTTGSYSSTYSKVFQPEFMYVLEKELFFGPCGVLSIDPPTIGPGTLNTIRVKFGEFFTVILPKNLFTPPTIGTSLSFYLRDENGNVLPDFYWIKLNSNNLDIGLKIEGYASNVIAVQRTSYLFRLIATTSLKIEAYRFIHISIIGYIPIQQQLVVTFTTLSTITSCTTFVNQFILTISKYLSFSASSIVIINYDTISSLTKIQWTTVHFTGDSCDSLFASSISLKLLDENGKVKQDFFKALLNINIILTSANISISDNCAIDRNSFVPLQPLRN from the exons ATGCTTTCACTGTTGATATTCATTCAATg cgTGTTGCATGTTTGGAGTGGAGTTCCTATTCCAAAATTCTCATATCAAATTGTAAATGTACCAAGCACTATATATAGGTATTCCTTAGAAATACCACAAGATACTTTTATTGATGCTGAAGATGGTAACACTCAAAAGCTGCAAATACAATGGCTATTTATCAATAACCAAACCGTTCCCAATACTTACTGGATTGTCTTAAGGAGATCTCCAAACAAAGACGAGTTAATACTTTATGTAGATCGAAATGTTTGGCAAAAccaatactattattttaatctaaaagcAATTGATAAAGATGGGAACTATGCAGTTATGTTATATAATTTCACATTTTTATCACCTCCTCAAGATCCAatctataaaagatttttaattttagaatcaaATTCATCTGATATATTTCAGAGTTCAAGTgtagaaattttgttttacattcaagagaaaaaaatttatccatACTCTCAATTGAACCAGCAAGGAGTACCGAGTTTTGATCAAATTGTAACTGATActctaaatttaactaaaactaatgGATTAACAACTATTTACTTAACATGGAGTTCatcgatattttttttaaactggtgtgatttaaacaaaataataaatttcagatctaaaacaattaaaatgtataatcTTACGTACCTTCAATACTTTAATCCAGAGTTTTTTGTAAAGCAATCGACAGAATCTTTTTATGGAGCATGTAGTTACCTTTCTATTGATCCTCCATTGGTATcaagttatgtttttaattctattCAGATTGATACCGGAGTTTATTTTTCTATTGCTCTTCCGCACGGATTGTTTTTTCCCCCAGAAACTGGAAAACTCATGAGTATATTACTCGATCTACGCACAAGTAGTGGGGAGAAATTGCCATCTTCTTATTGGATAACATTGAATGGAAATAATATAtccaataataaaactttagatGGATTTGTATCATACAATCAAGCTCTGCAACAATCTAGTTACATTTTTCAGCTGGTTGCAAGCACACCATTATTGGAAGAAAGTTATCggattttaaatataagcataaacTCATTTCCAATAATACagcaaaattttattgtctCTTTTAAAGGCTTTGTGGCCTTTTCAACTTCgtacttaaattttattactagGTTTATTTCTATAATGTCTAATTACTTATCTATTAGTTCatcaattattatatttgatgtGAACACACCCTCTGATCAAACTGTTGTGACATGGTCTTTGTTAGATTTTACGCTACAAAGCTGTAACATAAGTGAACTGTCTCTGTTGAAATTCAAACTTGTTGATGAAAACGGATTGCCAACTAACGGTCTAAAAGACGTTCTTAATATGTCAATTAACTACTTAGTTTCAAATATCACTTTTTCAGCACAATTAGCATGTCTTACTGATCAAAATGGTCCAGTGCGTAATGAAGTATACTTAAATATATCAGTTAAGGATGGATTATATCGTTTTATCTTGCCATTACCAAGTACAACTTTTATTGATGCAAAAGATGGAGACATGAGTAAGTTGGTTTTACAACTTTTGCTACCAAATGGTGAAAATGTTCCTTTAAGTAATTGGGTTCAATTGCTGCGATCAAATAATAAAGACCAACttattggttttttaagtttagaaacATACAGCAAGAAAAGTTGGAGTTTTCTTCTTAAAGCTACTGATAGTGATGGTAACTATGCCACTAAgtcttacaatttttttattgatacacAACCATTATCACTGTATTATCAAATATCTTTGACACTTCAGACATCAGTAGCTGAAGTTGTTTCACTGAACGATGTGGAGCTTGCATTTTACattcaagaaaaaaagattttaccatATTCTCAACTTGAAAACCAAGGAATATTTGATGTGAATACATTAATTGTATTAAGTTTAAACGTTAAACGAGATTTTAATGTTACAAGTGCAAGTTTCGTGTGGAGCTCTAgcattttttctttctcttcATGTGATGTAAATAAAATGATTCGTTTCCGATCAAAAgtgtttgataattttaatgctgtgtataacagtttttttaaaccagaAATCACCATAACAAgcaaatttgaaagttttattggGAACTGCAGTTATTTATCTTCAGATCCTCCTTTAGTTGGTAACCCAGCTTTTATAAAAGTTGAAGTTGAATTTGGTTTATTATTCTCAATAAATATACCAAATGATATCTTCATTCCACCAGTGAATGGAAGTAGTatgaagttaaatatttatttgacagGGGTTGACGGAGAagatttgtcatttttaaactGGATAAATCTGAATGACAATACTCTAACTAATAATATAAGTTTTGTTGGGTACGCCTCAAATGATGTGGCTGCAATACAGACAATATATAGATTCCGTTTAGTGGCTTATACACCATTGTTAGTAAATGCTAGTAGATTATTAATTGTGAATATAACAAACTATTATcaagtaaaagaaaattttgtggTTACCTTGTCATTAACATCATATAACATTATTGCTTATTATACTttcataaacctttttttatcaacaatttcaAACTACTTAAGCTACCCAGTGGACTCTATTTTAGTGCTTAAATCAacatttatatcaaataatgttgttattagATGGACTCTTAAAGAATATTCAGCAACTGAGTGTAACCTTACTGAGTTGAACCGAATAACTAACAAACTTGTTTACAAGGATGGAAAAGCAACACTAAATTTTACTAGCACTTTAAGCAATATAACAGTAAACTTATCtttaattaatattgaaaatctgGGTGTCTGTGctgctaataaaaattttcctgTTCCTGATGAACCTTTGTTGAACATAAATGTGTCTAATAACGtaaacagatttaatttgtTGTTGAATCGAACAACTTTTGTTGACTCTAAAGATGGTGATATGAGTAATCTTAAGATAGATTTGCTGTTTGAGAATGGGGAACCTGTTTCACTAAGCAACTGGGTTCAAGTTTCTAGAAGTAATGAAAATGATAGTCTTATTGGTTATATACCCTTGAATGTGTACAACAAATTAATTTGGAAATTTATCTTAAAAGCAACAAACAGTGATGGAAACTTTGCGACTAagctttatatatttaacttagaATCTTCTCCAAAACAAGCTACATACAAAATGCATCTAACACTTCGTTCAAACTACCAAAACTTTGTAAATAGTAATGATGTTTTGATTCTATTCTATATACTAGATTTTAAATTGATGAATTACTCTCAAAGAAACTTTCAAGGAATTAGCGATGTTTACTCATTCATAACTGAGGATGTGAAAATTTTTCGTAATATTAGTGAAATTTTAATAACTCTGCTCTGGAGTACAGATGAATTTACAACATCTTATTGTCAGCTGGAGAAAATTGTACAGCTACGAAATAAAAGCACAGGAAAATACTACACAAAGTATTCTAACATGTTTCTACctgaatttaatttaataagcaatactgaaagtttttttgatgcCTGCAGCTATTTATCAGCTGATCCACCAATACTTGGAGCacaacaatttcaaaaattgtatGTAGCTTCTGGTAGTCTATTTTCAATAACTATTCCTGACGATCTTTTTAGACCTCCATTGAATGGAAGCACAATGACACTTAATATAGAACTTAGAAATCAAAAAGGTGAAGCTGTATTAGTACCATGGGTTGCATTAAATGGTAATATATTTCGTTATGGATTAAAAATCGAAGGGTATATACCTTTTGATATAGCTTTTGGGAACTCAAGTTTTCTTTTCCAACTTGTTGCAATCACTCCGTTACGTGAAGAAattagtcatttttttaatattattattttagatgatAAAACAACTTTACAATTGAACTATGTTGTAACTTTTTCTTCCCAATCCTATACAGTTGGAAATTACAACTTTGTTTCAAATTTCATGTCACAACTATCAAGTTACTTATCAGTCCGAATGAGTTCTATTCTTATCATAAAGTTTGTAACTACAACGTCATCAACAGATATTCAGTGGACTCTATTATCACTAACTGGTACTTGTTGCAATGATGTTTTAGTTCAGGCTAttaattcaaaagttataaGTAATGGAACATCAAATCCGAATCTTGATTTTGTACTAAATAGTATAAACTTTGTAAATACAActatagtttataatttagGATTTGCTTGCAATAATGATAACACTCCTCCTGTACCTGATGTCGACACAGAAGATGTAATGATTCAAAGCAATGTTTATCGATTTAGACTTACTTTACCACTAACGACATTTGTTGATAAAAGTGATGggaatataaactttttgaagattGATTTCatgactaaaaataaaactactgTACCAGTCAACAATTGGATTCaactacaaaaaacaaacaacagtTATGAATATATTGgttatgtaaacattttattatcaaGCACTAATATATGGACATACTTTATTAAAGCTACTGATAAAACTGGAAAtgctgcatttaaaaaatataaattttttatggttgaaaaGCAAACACAagcaaattatagaaaaaacctaacaatttattcatttttaccATCTTTATATCAAATGACAGAtgttgaaattcttttttatattcaagAGCAAAAGCTATACCCCTATTCTTTACAACAAAATCAAGGCATAACAGATGTAAATACATTAATAACTGAAGAGCTGCAAGTAACAAGACGTGGAAGTTTTGTTGAAATCTACTTAGTTTGGACATCAGCTATTTTTATAGCGAGTAGTTGCGAtattcaaaaacttataaattgcAGATCAAAGACATTATCAAACTACACACAaatttattccaatttttttttacctgaattCACTTTTATAAGTGAAACAGAAGAGTTTCTCGAtgcttgtaaatttttaactagCAAACCTCCAGTGGTTGGTCCTTCAAACTTTTCAGATATATTATTGAAAGTAGgagaatttttttctattgttcttcctaataatttatttattgcgcCTTCAATTGCAACAAGTTTGTCAGTTTATTTGCAAGATGAAAATGGAAATGCTTTACCTAATTTTTCTtggataactttaaaaaacagtaatttTGCTTCTAATCTAAGAATAGAAGGTTATGTATCAATTGAAATGGCCACTCGAAATACTAATTACCTATTTAGGCTTGTAGCTGTGACCTCATTACAAGTTGAAGCATATCGTTTGATAAATATTACCATCACAGAATATAAACCaattcaacaaaattttgttattactttCATGACATCATCAACAAAAATTCCTTATACTACATTTGTTAATCGATTTATTGTAACAATATCAAAATACTTGTCATTATCTGTCTCATCAATACTTATAATCAGCTATGATACAAATTCTACACTCACAAAAGTTAAATGGACTTTGGTTCAACTAACAGGCGCAAGTTGTGACAGTTTGTTAGCTTCTTCAATTTCGTTAAAAATTCTTGATTCAAATAGTACAATCAATCCATATTTATTGGATGTTTTAGCAAATATAAGTATTGCTTTGATGTCAGCTGATATTTCGAAATCAGACAAATGCACTGTGGATCGCAATGGTCCTATTCCAGAtcaattttcaaaagtaatcACAATTGATACCAATGTGTATCGTTTTTCATTTATCTTACCTGTTACAACATTTGTTGATGTAAAAGATGGTGACATGACCAAATTGTTTATTGAACTGACTACAGAAAATGGGTATTCTTTATCTGTTGAAAGTTGGATTGAGCTTGTTCAATCAAGTAACAGCTTTCGTTTAAACGGATTTGTTAGCAGTGTAACTTATACTGAAccaaaatggatttttttattaaaagcaacTGACAGTGACAAAAACGTtggaactaaaaaatatatctttattgttaatCCACCTCCACTAGGTCCCagctatataaaaagtttaacactGAGCACCATTTCTCCTTCTATATTTGGTTTAAACGATGTATCAATTTTATTCTACAtccaagaaaaaaagttgatcCCTTACGCCATTGGAAATAGCCAAGGTTTTACAGATATAAATGCTTTGGTTACACGTAACCTTATTGTTGAAAGAACAGATAGTTATATTACAGTAAAATTACTGTGGAGTTCAAATGTATTTGTATCTAATCAATGTCCTGTGCAAAAAATTATAGACGTTAGATCTAAAACTACTGGAGCTTACAGTGCTATATATAGTCAGAGTTTTCAACCTGAGTTTATGCTTATAGAAGAAAATGAATCCTTACATGGACCATGTATAGACTTGTCAATCAACCCACCTTTAATTGGTCcagtaattttaaatactattggCGTAAAATTTGGTGAACTGTTTTCTATTAATCTTCCAAATAGTCTGTTTATTGCTCCATCAGTCGGTACCAAGTTGTCAATTTATTTGAGTGATGAAAATGGAAATGCTCTACCTGAATTTTATTGGATAAGATTAAGCAGCAATAACTTAGACTTTGGCTTAAGATTAGAAGGGTATGCATCAAATAAAATAGCTGTTCAAAAAACAAGATACCAATTTAGGTTTGTTGCTGTGACTCAATTACAAACAGAATCGTATTCTGTGATAAATGTTATCATTCAGGGATACAagcttattcaaaaaaattttttaataactttatcaaCATTTTCTAGAGTAAATATTGATACTGTGTTTATTAACCAATTTGTACTGACCGTTGCAAACTATTTGTCATTTTCAGCATCATCCGTACTCATAATCAACTATGATACAAGTTCATTGCTTACAAAAATTGAGTGGACACTTGTTCAGTTTGCAAGCATTAGTTGCGACAGAAATTTGGCTTCGTCGATTTCCTCAAAACTTCTTGGTACAAACGGTAAAGTCAATGCAGACTTTTCAAATGCTTTagcaaacataaattttgtctTGTCGtcagttgatatttttttatcagatatTTGTGCTATTAACAGCAACGGCCCTGTACCAGATCAACCAttgcaaacttatttaattaatactAATGTTTATCGCTTTTCGTACAATCTACCAATTACAACTTTTGTAGATGCAAAAGATGGTGACATGAGCAAATTGATTATTGAGCTGACTACAGAAAGTGGAATCTCTGTTCCTGTTAATAGTTGGATAGAGCTTGTTCAATCGGGCAGTCGCtttcttttaaatggttttgtttGCAACACTACCTATAATAAAGCACAAtggatttttatattaaaagcaaCAGACAGTGATAAAAACGTtggatttaaaaagtatatttttaatgttaaatttccACTTCTTGGTCCTAACTATATAAAAGATTTAGTATTGCGTTCCTTTTCATCTGCTATTCTTAGTATGAGTGATGTAtcacttttgttttatattcaagaaaaaaaattgattcccTATGCGATAGGACAAAGCCAGGGTTTTACTGAAGTGGAGTCTTTGATTACAAATAGTTTTCTTGTTCAAAGGACAGATAGTTTTATCACAGTAAATATGGTGTggagttcaaatatttttgtatcaGAAGAATGTTCACTGCAAAAAATCATTAGCGTTAGATCTAAAACTACTGGATCTTACAGCTCTACTTATAGTAAGGTTTTTCAACCCGAGTTTATGTATGTATTagaaaaagaattgttttttgGACCATGTGGAGTTTTATCAATTGATCCACCTACCATTGGTCCAGGGACTTTAAACACAATTAGAGTAAAATTTGGAGAATTTTTTACCGTTATTCttccaaaaaatttgtttactccTCCTACAATAGGAACAAGTTTGTCATTTTATTTGCGTGATGAAAATGGAAATGTTCTACCCGATTTTTATTGGATTAAATTGAACAGTAACAATTTAgatattggtttaaaaatagaAGGCTACGCATCAAATGTGATAGCTGTTCAAAGAACTAGCTACCTGTTTAGACTAATTGCTACTACCTCATTAAAAATAGAAGCATATCGTTTTATTCACATCAGTATTATAGGATACATACCTATTCAACAACAATTAGTTGTTACCTTCACAACATTATCGACAATAACTTCTTGTACTACATTtgttaatcaatttattttaacaatatcaaaatacTTGTCCTTTTCTGCATCGTCCATAGTTATAATTAACTATGATACAATTTCTTCACTCACAAAAATTCAATGGACTACAGTCCATTTCACAGGTGACTCTTGTGACAGCTTGTTTGCTTCTTCAATATCATTGAAACTACTTGATGAAAATGGGAAAGtcaaacaagatttttttaaagctttactaaacataaatattatccTTACATCAGCTAATATTTCCATATCAGATAATTGTGCTATCGATCGCAATAGCTTTGTTCCGCTTCAACCGTTacgaaattaa
- the LOC136086275 gene encoding uncharacterized protein LOC136086275: MGRTAKKKKMIGQNKIKRKNTERLRYIYLMKYPLRELPQRQLPSNGDILRYYQFILRESQVKYKPTSTNVGCKLKSKSKDLVCETFFEDQKLHRKGYMETKVDEDYSRRVLDANRSKNKLDKLKEKELERQKNLKDINDVLLSHDSMTEEIQFSSEEEKSNEDCEISEEDDFLGNGRKRRYNSGDTINLAVNVEKLIECTAVPATRFNVGVRPHLANLSEVFKAGGIEINDIPLSRCTLHRKKFKYVELEGDSEWISISKHLKGRRLILHFNTNLLEQITTGLNII; encoded by the exons atgggtagaacagctaaaaaaaagaagatgataGGACAGAATAAGATAAAACGGAAAAATACAGAAAGGTTGAGGTATATTTACCTAATGAAGTACCCACTGAGGGAGTTACCTCAGAGACAGCTTCCATCTAATGGTGATATTCTTAGATACTATCAATTTATCCTTCGCGAGTCACAAGTTAAATACAAACCCACTTCTActaatgttggttgcaaattgaAATCGAAATCCAAGGATCTTGTTTGTGAAACG ttttttgaAGACCAGAAGTTACATAGGAAAGGATATATGGAAACAAAAGTCGATGAAGACTACAGTAGAAGAGTACTGGATGCAAACAGGAGTAAGAACAAGCTAGATAAGTTGAAAGAGAAAGAATTAGAGAgacagaaaaacttaaaagatatcAATGATGTTTTGTTGTCACATGACTCCATGACAGAAGAGATTCAATTCAGCAGTGAGGAAGAAAAGTCAAACGAGGACTGTGAAATCAGCGAGGAAGATGATTTCCTGGGTAACGGTCGGAAACGCAg GTACAATTCTGGAGATACGATAAATCTAGCAGTGAATGTTGAAAAGCTCATTGAATGTACTGCTGTTCCAGCAACAAGGTTCAATGTTGGTGTACGACCTCATCTGGCAAATTTAAGTGAAGTATTTAAAGCTGGAGGTatagaaattaatgatatacCGCTTTCAAGATGCACACTTcatagaaaaaagttcaaatatgtaGAACTTGAAGGAGACTCGGAGTGGATTTCAATATCTAAACATCTTAAAGGCCGCCGGCTTATTCTTCATTTTAATACCAATCTGTTGGAACAAATTACCACTGGGCTTaacattatctaa